The Desulforegula conservatrix Mb1Pa genome segment CCTTGACCTGAAATTTGTAAATTGCTTTGATGATTTGAAAATGCATTAGCTATGATTGTATCCGATTTATCAAAGCTTTTATCTACAATTGGAGAAGTGACATCATTTTTTTCAAAGGCAGATGGAGCATTAAAAAACAAATAAGCAAGGAGTAGCGCAACCGCAATGAGTAGAATTTTTTTCATATGTGAACCTTCAATTGATATGGATTTAGAGACATTATCAGATGCTGTATTATCAACCACATATCTTATGTTTTCAGCTTTAATACGATTGTCTTTATCCTTAATCAGCTCGTATGTAATTTTATCTCCCTCTACAGGCCGTTTTGAATGCTTCGGAAAAGATTTTATATGAAAAAATGCCTTTTCACCAGATGCATTAGTAGTGACGAACCCAAATCCTTTTTGATCTTTCCAAGTAGTAATTTTTCCTTGATAACGCATACATTTCCTGAGGTTTCTAACGGTGAGCTAAGCCGCGCCGCCGCTGCCTTGCTGGTGAAGCCGGTGCGTGTCGGCGTCGGCTTGGGCGACTTGTTAAAAGTTATTTTTTTTAAGCTTTAAAACATATAAAGAGGAATATGCGCACATAGGACTTGGAATATTGGATTTAAAATCCCATAGCTCGTATGCGAAATAAGCTTTAGCATTTTTGCTATATATTTTTTCATTATCAAGGTTTTGATAGCCTACATAATGGATAATAATAATTGCAAAAAAGTTATCATTTAATTGTTTTTTTTCAATGCTATCAAGTAATTTGGAATCAATATTCTTCTTTGCATTTTCTATATCGCTCCAAGAACGAAGTATGGCAGGCTTTCTATATTCAATATTTTTATGATTCTTGACTATAAAATAGTTACAACCACTTCCTTGCATGCCACAACCATCATATTCCTTGCCAAGAATTATAGATTCTTTTTCATTGCACGATACGTTG includes the following:
- a CDS encoding DUF3465 domain-containing protein; protein product: MRYQGKITTWKDQKGFGFVTTNASGEKAFFHIKSFPKHSKRPVEGDKITYELIKDKDNRIKAENIRYVVDNTASDNVSKSISIEGSHMKKILLIAVALLLAYLFFNAPSAFEKNDVTSPIVDKSFDKSDTIIANAFSNHQSNLQISGQGVVTKLLPDDNSGSRHQKFIIKLSSGQTLLVAHNIDLAPKINSLRQGDSVQFYGEYEWNGKGGVLHWTHRDPKGSHVDGWLEHEGQKYQ